TCAGTGCTTCCGAAACAAGTGACGGGCGTCATTACAGAATAAGCTATGCTGACTTGTGATGGGTAAGATGTAACGGTGGATGGGCTCACTGTTACAGCGCCACTTCCATTTTTTGTTCCCAGATATTTAATAGTTCCTCCAACAGCTGAAGCAGCAGGAGAAGAACTCGAAACTATTGTCGGAGGATTTGTTTCATTGCAAGAACCGCTGCTTCCAAGCGTGTCGGTTTTGATTACATACACATCTTTATTGCCAGCGCCAAACGAACCGGTTTCTCCTGTGAGAATGTATCCGCCATCGGCTGCCAAGTCAACCGAGTATGCATAATCATACCAGGTACCACCATAAGTTTTTGACCAAAGTAATCCACCATCAGAATCAGTTCTTAAAAGATATGCATCTGAATTATTATTGAAACTCCCTTGTGTATAACCACCAATAATAAATCCTTTATCAGGAGTTTGTTTTACGACATACCCTATATCAGACCCTGATCCTCCATACGTTTTCTTCCATAACAAGTTACCGCTGTTATCAATTTTCACCAGCAGAACATCTGCACTCGTTGTGGATTCATCACCGGTAATTACATATCCTCCATTTACTTCAGCCACAGAATATCCTGTTCCGGAAGGAATTGATTTTTTCCAAGACACGGCTCCAGAAGAAGTCATTTTTACAGCATAAACTTCTCTTGGTCCGTTCGCCCAGGTTTCCCCTGTTACAATATAACCACCATCGCTGGTTTGTTTTACATCGTAACCATATCCTTCATTAAATGCATCGTCAAATCCTCTTGTCCATACCGTGTCTCCGGTTATATCACTTATTTTCATAATGTGCATGCTTTCATATCCGGAAGGAAGTGAACGCGTATAACCAGCAGTAACAAATTTACCGTCAGAAGTTTCAATAATCGAATAAGGATAATCGCCCGATGCTCCTCCAAATGCCTGTGACCATAGAAGTCCACCGCCTGTACTCACCGTCATAATTAAAGCATCACCGCCTGCAAATGCTCCGGATTGTGCGGCTAAAAGATAATTTCCACCACCAGCTATATGTTCTGTTACGGAATATCCTGCTTCGCTGTTTGTGCTTCCAAAAGTTTTTGACCAGTTGAGTCCGCCATTCGTATTCATTTGCAATAAATAAATATCCTGCATGCCCGAACCAAAACTTTGTGTCTCTCCTGCAATAATGTAGGAGCCGTCAGTATTTCTATGAATGGAGCGCCCTATATCTGAATTACTTCCGCCAAATGCCCGCTGGAATTTTGTTTGCGGAACACTCAGCCAAACATTTTTGCAAATAGAATTGCTTCCACAGGCAGCAGTTGCAGTTAAGCAAACATTATAATTTCCTGCAACAGCATAATTGTGAACAGGATTTTGTGAAGAGGAAGCTGTTCCATCGCCAAAATCCCAGAGATAAGTGTAAGAAGATAAATCTGCCGTTGTGTTTGTGAAAGTTGCTGTGCGGTCTGTCTTGGTAAAAGAAAATCCGGAAACAGGAACAGCAAGGTTTTTATAAACCGTACCGGTACCTTTTACAGCAGATGAAAATGAAATCACTGTAAAAGGTGCATAACCGGAAGTGGTTGCAGGATTTGTAATTGTACCGGATCTTGAGTATCTCGTAAATGTTGTATTTGTTTCATGACAAATATTTGTTGCGCCAGCACTGTTGGTTTTTACCAGATAACCGTCTTCAGCACTTCCTGCACCGAAAGTATTTGCCCATCCGGCAGCAGCATATCCTCCATCGCTTGTTTGTGACACATAGTTGAAGTTTTCTCCCGGAGATAAACTTGTTGTTCCGTATCTTTTCGCCCATTGAACTGCGGTTCCAGATGAATTTACTTTCACCAAACAGGCATCATAATCGCTGATTGTAATGCGTGTTTTACCGGATAAAATATATCCGCCATCTGGGGTCTGGTTTGCAGAATAACAGTAATCATCCCAACCCCCATGAAACCTGCTCACCCATGTGGTATCTCCGATGGAGTTTGTTTTGACAAGGATAGCATCGTAACCAAAAGGGGGAACATTAGAATAGCCGGAAATTAAATATCCACCTTCAGAAGTTTGGATGATACTGTAACATTCATCAAAACTGGCAGCGCCATAAGTTTTTGACCATAAATAATTACCTGCGGAGTTCAACTTAGCCCAATAAAAATCAGTACTTCCTGCACCAAATCCAGCACCGGCAACTACATAACCACCATCATTTGTCTGCCTTATAGATTTCAAAGCTGTAACCCCGCCACTAAGGGTTCTGGTCCAAAGCGTATCTCCATTGGAATCAGTTTTAATGATACAGTTGCCAAAGGGTGAACCACCGGCAATAACAAAACCACCGTCAGTTGTTTGCTGAACACCATACCCTCCGCTGTTGACGCTTGCAGTGGTTCCATATATTTTTGACCATAGCAAACTACCTGCGTTGTTAAGACGGATCAAATACACCTGAGAATAGGCGCCACTGCCATAACCCTCAGAAGAACCAGCAATGATAAATCCTCCGTCTGATGTAATGTCAACAGAATAACCGTCATCAAAATCTGATCCACCTGAAGTTCCAATTCCTTTTGTCCAAAGTGTATCTCCGGAAGAATTAGTTCTGATTACAAGTACATCAGTTGCAGATGAAGCCGGCATACTTCCAACAGCAATAAATCCGCCATCGCTGGTTTGCTTTATGTCTCTGATGTTATCGGTTCCTGAAGTTCCGATTGCTCTTTGAAAAGTTGTTTGCGGGAAACCAGTAATTGCAAAAGAAATTAAACTAACTAAAAGTGTTAAGATTTTTTTCATTTCAATGTTTTTTACTAAACAGAAAACCGCTTCAGTAATAATATACTTAAACGTCTTTCTGTGAATTATAAGTTTAATTAATTATTCAATAATTATCTTCTTCGTTATCACTTTGTCATTTGTTGAAATTTGCAAGTAGTAAACTCCTTTTGATTGTTTACTCAAATCAATAGTTGTTTTACTCTTGCATCCCAAACAATTTATTTGTTTCACTTCTTCTCCAAGAACATTATACACCTTGATTATTGCCGAACCAGAAATATTATTTCTCAAATCAAGAGTGAATATTCCGCTGTTTGGATTCGGATATATATTTACATAAAAATTATTTACTGCTTCATTCACCGAGATAGGATTATTCACTTTATAAACATTTGACCTGGATGAGTTAAGATTAGTTGCCATCGACACAGGGTTTTTGATGGAAGCCGTGCAGCTAATGCCCCATTGGGTTTTCACGCGCCATGATGCGGTACTTTGATACGTGGCGTAATTAGGATCGGTAACTGTTTGCTGAGTTCCTGCCACGCTGTTAATCACATTCCATACACCC
This sequence is a window from Bacteroidota bacterium. Protein-coding genes within it:
- a CDS encoding T9SS type A sorting domain-containing protein; translated protein: MKKILTLLVSLISFAITGFPQTTFQRAIGTSGTDNIRDIKQTSDGGFIAVGSMPASSATDVLVIRTNSSGDTLWTKGIGTSGGSDFDDGYSVDITSDGGFIIAGSSEGYGSGAYSQVYLIRLNNAGSLLWSKIYGTTASVNSGGYGVQQTTDGGFVIAGGSPFGNCIIKTDSNGDTLWTRTLSGGVTALKSIRQTNDGGYVVAGAGFGAGSTDFYWAKLNSAGNYLWSKTYGAASFDECYSIIQTSEGGYLISGYSNVPPFGYDAILVKTNSIGDTTWVSRFHGGWDDYCYSANQTPDGGYILSGKTRITISDYDACLVKVNSSGTAVQWAKRYGTTSLSPGENFNYVSQTSDGGYAAAGWANTFGAGSAEDGYLVKTNSAGATNICHETNTTFTRYSRSGTITNPATTSGYAPFTVISFSSAVKGTGTVYKNLAVPVSGFSFTKTDRTATFTNTTADLSSYTYLWDFGDGTASSSQNPVHNYAVAGNYNVCLTATAACGSNSICKNVWLSVPQTKFQRAFGGSNSDIGRSIHRNTDGSYIIAGETQSFGSGMQDIYLLQMNTNGGLNWSKTFGSTNSEAGYSVTEHIAGGGNYLLAAQSGAFAGGDALIMTVSTGGGLLWSQAFGGASGDYPYSIIETSDGKFVTAGYTRSLPSGYESMHIMKISDITGDTVWTRGFDDAFNEGYGYDVKQTSDGGYIVTGETWANGPREVYAVKMTSSGAVSWKKSIPSGTGYSVAEVNGGYVITGDESTTSADVLLVKIDNSGNLLWKKTYGGSGSDIGYVVKQTPDKGFIIGGYTQGSFNNNSDAYLLRTDSDGGLLWSKTYGGTWYDYAYSVDLAADGGYILTGETGSFGAGNKDVYVIKTDTLGSSGSCNETNPPTIVSSSSPAASAVGGTIKYLGTKNGSGAVTVSPSTVTSYPSQVSIAYSVMTPVTCFGSTDGNVNAFSVIGGTTPYTYNWNTGGTTNIISNLPSGSYSLSVYDQNGCSGNISATITDPPNITYTVSSTNVTCNGFNNGTITISAAGGTGALTYWDAACACYQPSNILSSLSPATYTVIVKDANNCTKSSTVTITQPNVLAVSNTITNITCNAGNNGAINITTSGGTFPYTFNWSPVGLTTEDISGLTVGNYSLSVTDANGCTKNQTYLINQPPAIAASISVTNVNCNGGSNGTANVSVSVGVFPFTYQWDAFAGSQTAQVAVGLSAGTYSVVVTDADGCTGTFSTTITQPAVLTSTITPTNVVCNGGSNGSVNLSVSGGTSPYTFSWSTAATTQNISNLPAGNYSVSVTDSKGCVTTNSVTVGQPPLLTSTINKTDVTCNGLCNGTATANPSGGTPPYFYSWQTSPTQTTQTATGLCPTIYNVNISDNNNCQITPNVTITQPNVLTVLISITDATCNNTDGSATANPTGGTSPFTYNWSNGNSNQTANNLLAGNYSVAITDVNGCTATAAATVSVISTPQPICIVTVDSFSIHNQIVWEKPANAPIDSFRIYREVASVFTPVVTLPYSSLSLYTDTTTGVNPNITAYRYKMSAIDSCGNESVLSSYHRTMHLQIGPAIPPASFNLSWNDYEGITITQYRIMRDSAFTGWKAVDSVSFGTNAWTDINTYPVADTISFYLEIDHQTGCTSSIKNLQPMATNLNTSRSNVYRVQDSTQVSVNTILNVNDVVIYPNPSNGKFNVQMSRFENVQMKIYNVYGECIYQHICTSAHQQIDLSKQSKGVYYLQITSSDKVLTKKIIIE